A stretch of Streptomyces vietnamensis DNA encodes these proteins:
- a CDS encoding IclR family transcriptional regulator, whose product MSERKETSGTASSASPAVARALDMLLYLAARPGLVQAATLARDLGIPRSSAYHILTVLTDRGFVTYVPSEQAYGLGVSSFEVGSAYLRHEPLERLARPILRAAASRLGQTVHLGILHGAETVYLLKERPPARAGDIDIALVTDVGVRLPAHLTANGRAILAHTSEAQLRALFPRPGDLTTRTGRGPRSLPELTGELARERERGWSQEVELVSQGFCSMGVAAFDHNERPVAAISTTWRRHHGRHDTEEVHQALAQGAARLTAAVSGHAPTGTGTQTAA is encoded by the coding sequence ATGAGTGAACGCAAAGAGACGTCCGGTACCGCGTCGAGCGCCTCCCCGGCGGTCGCGCGCGCCCTCGACATGCTCCTGTACCTGGCCGCCCGGCCCGGTCTCGTACAGGCCGCCACCCTCGCCCGTGACCTGGGCATTCCGCGCTCGTCCGCGTACCACATCCTCACCGTGCTGACCGACCGCGGCTTCGTCACGTACGTCCCGTCGGAGCAGGCGTACGGGCTCGGCGTGTCCTCCTTCGAGGTGGGCTCGGCCTATCTGCGCCACGAACCCCTCGAGCGGCTCGCCCGGCCGATCCTGCGCGCGGCCGCGAGCCGCCTCGGCCAGACCGTGCACCTGGGGATCCTGCACGGCGCGGAGACCGTCTACCTGCTCAAGGAGCGCCCACCGGCCCGGGCGGGGGACATCGACATCGCACTCGTGACGGACGTCGGCGTGCGCCTGCCGGCCCATCTGACGGCCAACGGCCGCGCCATCCTCGCCCACACCTCGGAGGCACAGCTGCGGGCGCTGTTCCCCCGGCCCGGCGATCTGACCACCCGCACCGGCCGCGGGCCGCGCTCCCTTCCGGAACTGACCGGCGAGCTGGCCCGGGAGCGGGAGCGCGGCTGGTCGCAGGAGGTGGAGCTGGTGTCCCAGGGCTTCTGCTCGATGGGGGTGGCCGCGTTCGACCACAACGAACGGCCGGTCGCCGCGATCAGCACCACCTGGCGCCGCCACCACGGCCGGCACGACACCGAGGAGGTGCACCAGGCCCTGGCGCAGGGTGCGGCGCGGCTGACCGCGGCGGTCTCGGGACACGCACCGACGGGCACGGGGACGCAGACCGCCGCCTGA
- the hutC gene encoding histidine utilization repressor, translating to MARTVGGVVVDPAELARWYAQGAGGSVPAYQRVKELVERQIRNGHWQEDDALPSESQFVDALGLSRMTVNRALRELAAEGVIRRVMGVGSFVAQRKASSALLEVHNIADEVHARGHRYGARVLSLGEERADERTTAHLGLGKGEPVFRSRVVHLEDGVPLQLEDRYVNPAFAPGYLEQDFTLQTPYTFLSKVAPLGRGEHIVEAVLASPEECEILGIGPSEPCLMILRRTWSRDELVSIARLLHPGSRYRLEGAFATH from the coding sequence ATGGCGAGGACGGTGGGCGGCGTGGTCGTGGACCCGGCGGAGCTGGCCCGGTGGTACGCGCAGGGTGCGGGCGGTTCCGTCCCCGCGTACCAGCGCGTTAAGGAGCTCGTCGAGCGGCAGATCAGGAACGGCCACTGGCAGGAGGACGACGCCCTGCCCTCGGAGAGCCAGTTCGTCGACGCCCTCGGCCTGTCCCGTATGACCGTCAACCGTGCCCTGCGCGAGCTCGCCGCCGAGGGCGTCATCCGGCGCGTCATGGGCGTCGGAAGCTTCGTCGCCCAGCGCAAGGCCAGCTCCGCGCTCCTGGAGGTCCACAACATCGCCGACGAGGTCCACGCCCGCGGTCACCGCTACGGGGCCCGCGTGCTGTCCCTGGGCGAGGAGCGGGCCGACGAGCGGACCACCGCGCACCTCGGGCTCGGCAAGGGGGAGCCGGTCTTCCGCTCCCGGGTCGTGCACCTGGAGGACGGCGTGCCGCTCCAGCTGGAGGACCGCTACGTCAACCCGGCCTTCGCCCCCGGCTATCTGGAGCAGGACTTCACGCTGCAGACGCCGTACACGTTCCTGTCGAAGGTCGCGCCGCTCGGCCGGGGCGAGCACATCGTGGAGGCGGTCCTGGCGTCGCCCGAGGAGTGCGAGATCCTCGGCATCGGGCCGTCCGAGCCGTGCCTGATGATCCTGCGCCGCACGTGGTCGCGGGACGAGCTCGTGAGCATCGCGCGCCTGCTCCACCCAGGCTCCCGCTACCGCCTCGAAGGCGCGTTCGCCACGCACTGA
- a CDS encoding amino acid permease, with the protein MRTENTGLSRGLNSRHIRFIALGSAIGTGLFYGSSESIRAGGPAVLLAYLIGGAAVFLVLRSLGEMAVASPSAGSFGEYANRHLGPLAGFLTGWTYAFELVIVAVADVTAIGVYMGFWFPEVPRWIWVLAAVLIVGALNLVSVKVFGELEFWLSLVKIVAIVAMIVVGIVVIALGLGTGHVHVGIDNLWNNGGFFAGGIDGWVVSFAIVMFAFGGTEIIGVTAGEAESPEKTIPGAVNSIPLRIVLFYVLTLAVIMSITPWQQISDSGSPFVQIFAGVGLKSAAAVLNVVVLTAALSAVNSDIFAAGRTMYGLAERGHGPAAMRRTTPDGVPWVTTLVMIGALLFGVVMNAVVPGEIFLIIASIATFATVFVWVMIMLTHLKARGAMSPEESAALKFPAPFWPYGQIVTLVFMAAVLVLLGVHESTRVALEVGVVWLALLTAVYLLAVRRRQHRPAVGTAPADTPVAEERAEIAV; encoded by the coding sequence TTGCGCACCGAAAACACCGGCCTGAGCCGCGGGCTCAACTCCCGGCACATCCGCTTCATCGCCCTCGGTTCGGCGATCGGCACCGGGCTCTTCTACGGCTCCTCCGAGTCCATCCGGGCGGGCGGCCCCGCCGTCCTGCTCGCCTATCTGATCGGCGGCGCCGCCGTCTTCCTCGTCCTGAGGTCCCTCGGCGAGATGGCCGTGGCGTCCCCCAGCGCCGGCTCCTTCGGCGAGTACGCGAACCGCCACCTCGGGCCGCTCGCCGGCTTCCTCACCGGCTGGACGTACGCCTTCGAGTTGGTCATCGTGGCCGTCGCCGACGTCACGGCCATCGGCGTCTACATGGGCTTCTGGTTCCCCGAAGTCCCGCGCTGGATCTGGGTCCTGGCCGCCGTCCTCATCGTCGGCGCGCTCAACCTCGTCAGCGTCAAGGTCTTCGGCGAGCTGGAGTTCTGGCTGTCCCTCGTGAAGATCGTCGCCATCGTCGCGATGATCGTCGTCGGCATCGTGGTCATCGCCCTCGGCCTCGGCACCGGCCACGTCCACGTCGGCATCGACAACCTGTGGAACAACGGCGGGTTCTTCGCCGGCGGCATCGACGGCTGGGTGGTCTCGTTCGCCATCGTCATGTTCGCCTTCGGCGGCACCGAGATCATCGGCGTCACCGCCGGCGAGGCGGAGTCCCCGGAGAAGACCATCCCGGGCGCGGTGAACTCCATCCCGCTGCGCATCGTCCTGTTCTACGTCCTGACCCTCGCCGTGATCATGTCGATCACCCCGTGGCAGCAGATCAGCGACTCGGGCAGCCCCTTCGTGCAGATCTTCGCCGGTGTCGGCCTCAAGTCCGCGGCCGCGGTCCTCAACGTCGTGGTCCTCACCGCCGCCCTGTCCGCCGTCAACAGCGACATCTTCGCCGCGGGCCGCACCATGTACGGCCTCGCCGAGCGCGGGCACGGCCCCGCCGCCATGCGCCGCACGACCCCCGACGGCGTGCCCTGGGTGACCACCCTCGTCATGATCGGCGCCCTGCTCTTCGGCGTCGTGATGAACGCGGTCGTCCCCGGCGAGATCTTCCTGATCATCGCCTCCATCGCCACGTTCGCGACGGTCTTCGTCTGGGTGATGATCATGCTCACCCACCTCAAGGCCCGCGGCGCGATGTCCCCCGAGGAGTCCGCGGCCCTGAAGTTCCCGGCCCCGTTCTGGCCCTACGGCCAGATCGTCACCCTCGTCTTCATGGCGGCGGTGCTGGTTTTGCTCGGCGTCCACGAGAGCACGCGCGTGGCGCTCGAGGTCGGCGTGGTCTGGCTGGCGCTCCTCACGGCGGTCTACCTCCTGGCGGTCCGCCGCCGGCAGCACCGGCCCGCAGTCGGCACCGCCCCGGCCGACACCCCTGTGGCGGAGGAGCGGGCCGAGATCGCCGTCTGA